TACTCGAAGTACGTACCGCGAGTATGTCGCTCGTGGTCCAACGGCACCGAAAGGAACACCACCATGACCTGGGATGCCTACCACCTGCGCAAGGCCGCGCTGCAGCAGATCCTCGCAGTGGCCGATGCGACCTCCGAGATCACCGCGGACTCCGCGCTGGACGCCGTGCCCGGCGCCCGCGAGGCGTTCCACGACGCCGACGCCCTGCTGTTCGACGTCCAGATGTACTGGTCGGCCCAGCTGAGCAACCAGCTCGAGCAGCTCGTCGGCCCCGGAGCGGAGACCCCCGAGATCGGGGTCGTCTCGGCCTGGGTGAACGCCGCCGCGATCGCCCCCGGCGCCCGCCGGATCCTCGACTCCGCCCTCGACAACGAGGCGCTCGCCCGTGCCTTCGAGAAGGAGGACGAGCTGATCGCGCGCGCCGCCGGCGTGCCGGTCATGTCGCCGAACCTGCTCGAGCGCGGTCGCGAGATCGGCCGGACGGCTCGCCGCTCGGCGGTGCTGCCGGAGATCGCCCCCGCCGAGCCCGCGCCGGTCACGATCCTGTCGTGGCTGCGCAACACGCTGGCTGCCTGACCACCCACCGGCTCAGCCGGCCGCGTCTGCTTCCGGCAGGACGCGGCCGAGCTGGGTCGTCAGCTCCGAGTCGATCGCCTCGCCGAGCTGGGCCCGCAGGATCGCGACCGTGATCTGTCCCGAGACGGGCAGCAGCTCCTCGATGATGGTGAGGATCCTGGACCAGTCGTGCTCGGGCATGCCGGCCGCGACGAACGGTTCGACGATCTCCTCGAGCACCGAGGCGACGAACGCGTCGGCGATCGCGCGCAGACGCGACTTCATCAGCGGGTAGAGCCGGATGATCGTGTCGGGCGCGAGGCCGAGGGCCACGGCCGTCGCCCCGATCCGGACCACCTGCGGCTGCAGCACCTCGACCATCTCGTCGTCGAGGTAGCGCACCAGGCCGTGCTCGGCCATGGCATGGATCAGCTGGTCGTCCCGTTCGACACCGGCCAGGGCGGCCAGGGCGTCACGGGACATGATCTCGGGCTCCACGTCGTGGGGCGTGTCCAGCAGGTGCAGCAGGTCCAACGTGTGCCCCGCGGTCGCCGGTCGGGCGTCGCGGATGGCGGTCTCGACCGCCGCGAGGGTGATGCCGCGGTCGAGCAGCTCGCGCACCAGCTGCAGGCGCTGCACGTGCTCGCGGTTGTAGAAGCCGGTACGTCCGGCCAGCCTCGGGGGCGGCAGCAGACCACGGCTCGCGTAGGCCCGGACGTTGCGGACCGTCATGCCCACGTGGGCCGCGAGCTCGTCGACGGTGTACTGCTCCTCGCCGGACGCCGAGGAGTCCGACGGCTCGGCTGACGATGTAGGGGCAGTCATGCGGGCATCATAGAGGTATGGACACGATGCGGGGCCGGTTGCTCGTGGCGACCTCGGCGATCGAGTCCGGGGTCTTCTGGCGCAGCGTCGTCTACCTGATCGAGCACGACGCCGACGGGGCCCTGGGCGTGATCGTCAACCGACCCCTGGACGCCGACGTCGACGACGTGCTGCCGGACTGGGTCGACTCCGTCATCTCGCCCGGTTGCCTGTTCGAGGGCGGGCCGGTCGCCGCCGACGCCGCGCTGGCGCTCGGCATCCTGCCGGAGTCTCCCCCCTCCGACCCGCCCGGCTGGCGCCGAACCGACGGACTCGTGGGGCTGGTCGACCTCGACGCGCCGCCGCCGGCGGCCGGGGACTTCCGCGGGGTCCGGGTGTTCGCCGGCTACGCGGGCTGGGGTCCGGGTCAGCTGGAGGACGAGGTGGCCGAGTCGTCGTGGATGGTCGTGGCCGCCGACCCCGAGGACCTGCTCTCGCCCCACCCCGACACGCTGTGGCGGCAGGTGCTGCGCCGTCAGCAGGACGACCTCCGGTTCTGGTCGACCTACCCCGACGACCCGCACGACAACTGACGGCACGAAGGGTCACCGGGACTCGTTACGATGGTCCGGTGGGATTCTTCGGCAGCGGTACCCAGACGGTCCAGGACGAGCGCACCGACCTGCGCACCGAGGACGGTGACCACGAACGGTTCAGCCACTACGTCCCCAAGGACGTCCTCACCGAGGCGATGGTGATGGGGACCCCGTGCGTCGCGCTGTGCGGCAAGGTCTGGGTGCCCAGTCGCGACCCGAAGCGCTACCCGGTGTGCCCCACCTGCAAGGAGATCTGGGACGGCATGCAGGACGGCGACGGCGACGGCGGCGGGTCCGGATCGGGTGAGTAGCCCCAGGCTCCGTGCCTGGCAGCGCACCGCCCTCGAGACCTATCAGCGGCGACAGCCTCGGGACTTCCTGGCGGTGGCGACGCCCGGCGCCGGCAAGACGACGTTCGCCCTGACTCTCGCGGCCGACCTGCTGCACCGCGGCGTGGTCGAGCGGGTGGTGGTGGTGGCACCCACGGACCACCTCAAGACGCAGTGGGCCCACGCCGCCGCCGGTGCGGGCATCTCGCTGGACCCCGGGGTCGCCGGCTCG
The Aeromicrobium marinum DSM 15272 genome window above contains:
- a CDS encoding MerR family transcriptional regulator → MTAPTSSAEPSDSSASGEEQYTVDELAAHVGMTVRNVRAYASRGLLPPPRLAGRTGFYNREHVQRLQLVRELLDRGITLAAVETAIRDARPATAGHTLDLLHLLDTPHDVEPEIMSRDALAALAGVERDDQLIHAMAEHGLVRYLDDEMVEVLQPQVVRIGATAVALGLAPDTIIRLYPLMKSRLRAIADAFVASVLEEIVEPFVAAGMPEHDWSRILTIIEELLPVSGQITVAILRAQLGEAIDSELTTQLGRVLPEADAAG
- a CDS encoding YqgE/AlgH family protein, whose protein sequence is MDTMRGRLLVATSAIESGVFWRSVVYLIEHDADGALGVIVNRPLDADVDDVLPDWVDSVISPGCLFEGGPVAADAALALGILPESPPSDPPGWRRTDGLVGLVDLDAPPPAAGDFRGVRVFAGYAGWGPGQLEDEVAESSWMVVAADPEDLLSPHPDTLWRQVLRRQQDDLRFWSTYPDDPHDN
- a CDS encoding DUF3039 domain-containing protein; amino-acid sequence: MGFFGSGTQTVQDERTDLRTEDGDHERFSHYVPKDVLTEAMVMGTPCVALCGKVWVPSRDPKRYPVCPTCKEIWDGMQDGDGDGGGSGSGE